One window from the genome of Pyrus communis chromosome 16, drPyrComm1.1, whole genome shotgun sequence encodes:
- the LOC137719477 gene encoding RPM1 interacting protein 13-like → MGETGIDVRVINQPSSTPSCVKKKKRATTQKSPQKAPPSSSAEDDDGSPIRQILCVKNKVDVKHFEDVEDCFILDFDPSEPVQLFKLSVSDNGGGGHDGSPDIAVVAEKGQVACRDYPHSRHLCLKFPFGTTPHESYCDLCYCYVCDSAAPCGLWTLSHCHAAGHIGDWKSKRMLRKQQAAVKK, encoded by the exons ATGGGTGAAACCGGAATCGACGTCAGAGTGATTAATCAGCCTTCGTCGACGCCGTCGTgcgtgaagaagaagaagagagcgACAACCCAGAAATCTCCCCAGAAGGCTCCGCCGTCTTCTTCCGCGGAGGACGACGACGGGAGTCCAATCAGGCAAATTCTCTGTGTCAAAAACAAGGTTGATGTTAAACACTTCGAGGACGTCGAGGACTGCTTCATCTTGGATTTCGATCCCTCGGAGCCGGTGCAGTTGTTCAAGTTGTCCGTGTCggataatggtggtggtggtcacGATGGTTCTCCCGATATCGCTGTTGTTGCTGAGAAAGGACAG GTTGCTTGTAGAGACTATCCACATTCAAGGCACCTCTGCCTGAAATTTCCTTTCGGGACGACACCCCATGAGAGCTACTGTGATCTG TGCTACTGCTACGTTTGTGATTCTGCCGCTCCATGTGGGTTATGGACACTATCACATTGCCATGCCGCCGGGCACATTGGTGATTGGAAGTCTAAAAGGATGTTGAGGAAGCAGCAAGCCGCGGTGAAGAAGTGA